One window of Papaver somniferum cultivar HN1 chromosome 9, ASM357369v1, whole genome shotgun sequence genomic DNA carries:
- the LOC113309926 gene encoding splicing factor U2af small subunit B-like: protein MAEHLASIFGTEKDRVNCPFYFKIGACRHGDRCSRLHTRPSISPTLLLSNMYQRPDMVTPGMDPQGQAVDPRKIQEHFEDFYEDLFEELSKYGEIESLNICDNLADHMVGNVYIQFREEEHAASALKNLTGRFYAGRPIIIDFSPVTDFREATCRQYEENTCNRGGYCNFMHLKKISRELRRQLFGRYRRRHSRSRSRSRSPYRHRGGQEERPHGGRGSGRRHDDRNHHDDRNRRPRSRSPGHRRGRSRSPPAGRRNRSPGAREGSAERRAKIEQWNREKEQSDPGSKGDDRDTNNNNDGNTLNGYDEQNEGQYYDQQQQQQLPLPPPPPMPPQDREWDY from the exons ATGGCGGAGCACTTAGCTTCGATATTTGGTACTGAAAAGGATCGTGTGAATTGTCCTTTTTATTTCAAAATCGGAGCATGTAGACATGGAGATCGATGTTCTAGACTTCATACTAGACCTAGTATTAGTCCTACTTTACTTCTCTCTAATATGTATCAGAGACCTGATATGGTTACCCCTGGGATGGATCCTCAAGGTCAAGCTGTTGATCCTCGTAAGATCCAAGAACACTTTGAG GATTTTTATGAGGATTTGTTCGAGGAGCTGAGCAAGTATGGAGAGATCGAAAGCTTGAACATCTGTGATAACTTGGCTGATCATATG GTTGGTAACGTGTACATTCAGTTTAGAGAGGAAGAACATGCTGCCAGTGCTCTTAAGAATTTGACTGGAAGATTTTATGCAG GGAGGCCTATTATTATTGACTTCTCTCCAGTGACGGACTTCCGTGAGGCAACGTGTAGGCAATATGAGGAGAATACCTGTAATCGAGGTGGTTATTGTAACTTTATGCATCTGAAAAAGATAAGCAG GGAATTGAGGAGGCAATTATTTGGAAGGTACAGAAGAAGGCACAGTCGTAGTCGAAGCAGAAGTCGAAGTCCCTACAGGCACCGTGGCGGTCAAGAGGAACGTCCACATGGTGGTCGAGGTTCTGGTAGAAGACATGATGACAGAAATCACCATGATGACAGGAACAGGAGGCCCAGGAGCCGGAGCCCTGGACATAGAAGAGGAAGAAGCAGGAGTCCACCTGCTGGAAGGAGGAACAGGAGTCCTGGTGCTAGGGAAGGTAGTGCAGAGAGAAGGGCCAAGATCGAGCAATGGAATAGAGAGAAAGAACAGTCAGATCCTGGCAGCAAGGGTGACGACAGGGATACTAATAATAACAATGATGGTAACACTCTTAATGGATATGATGAACAGAATGAAGGGCAGTACTAtgatcagcagcagcaacagcagctgccgCTGCCTCCACCACCGCCAATGCCACCACAAGACAGAGAGTGGGACTATTGA
- the LOC113312076 gene encoding uncharacterized protein LOC113312076 encodes MELVGKLFRKEGFYNSKMRLDQVKRDLRNKWDLQWNLEVRETRTKNLYFLAFEDPEEFARAVMSHASVDGKLLVFREKIDQVRHSYLNFNKYLFWTVFKFTSFTADRVYMARKVAKLLGEVLMMTGPHGVEYKALIIVDLTKPLVKKVDMVLEDLGIRKKPVEIDYIGLPARVCTYCMWIMHPPGYDCRNDSPDVVRDVPVVVGTKDEARSFLALKKNKAKHWKRTYQTSNEFRSLIDKKVVNRANGKRQRMDIDWKCPNPDVKARPVVIKEGGIAEKTIEQRKGKEAIDEFEEYEKERAEKIAKEKYFQSLIEGKHYLQGYAWLLAEYKDLGRCEPSEMISSVLIVNEGDPSPINPTPILAAEDVIAEDAVVSDKVKKSKDCGRKFEYRKR; translated from the coding sequence ATGGAGCTGGTGGGTAAGTTGTTTAGAAAAGAAGGTTTCTACAATTCAAAAATGAGGCTAGATCAAGTCAAAAGAGATTTGAGAAACAAATGGGATCTTCAATGGAATTTGGAGGTAAGGGAGACTAGAACAAAAAATTTGTATTTTCTTGCTtttgaagatcctgaagaatttGCTAGAGCAGTCATGTCTCATGCATCGGTAGATGGTAAGCTTTTGGTGTTCAGAGAGAAAATAGATCAAGTAAGACATTCATATTTAAATTTTAACAAGTACTTATTTTGGACTGTCTTTAAGTTTACTAGTTTTACTGCTGATAGAGTGTATATGGCTAGGAAAGTAGCTAAGCTATTGGGGGAGGTGTTAATGATGACTGGTCCTCATGGTGTAGAATATAAAGCTTTGATTATTGTTGATTTAACTAAACCTCTGGTTAAGAAAGTAGACATGGTTCTAGAGGATTTGGGTATAAGGAAAAAGCCAGTTGAGATTGATTATATTGGACTTCCAGCTAGAGTTTGTACTTATTGCATGTGGATCATGCATCCTCCTGGCTATGATTGTAGAAATGATTCTCCTGATGTGGTTAGGGATGTCCCAGTTGTAGTTGGTACTAAAGATGAAGCAAGAAGTTTTTTGgctttgaaaaagaacaaggcTAAGCACTGGAAGAGAACATACCAGACATCTAATGAATTTAGAAGTTTAATTGATAAGAAAGTTGTTAACAGAGCAAATGGGAAGAGACAAAGAATGGATATAGATTGGAAGTGTCCTAATCCTGATGTTAAGGCTAGACCTGTGGTGATTAAGGAAGGAGGAATTGCTGAGAAGACAATTGAGcagagaaaaggaaaagaagctaTAGATGAATTTGAGGAGTATGAAAAAGAAAGAGCTgagaaaattgcaaaagaaaaaTACTTTCAGAGTCTAATTGAAGGAAAGCATTATTTGCAAGGTTATGCTTGGTTGTTGGCTGAATACAAGGATTTGGGGAGATGTGAACCATCTGAGATGATATCATCTGTCTTGATTGTTAATGAAGGGGATCCTAGTCCAATTAACCCAACACCAATTTTAGCAGCTGAAGATGTTATTGCTGAGGATGCTGTGGTTTCGGACAAAGTAAAAAAATCTAAAGATTGTGGAAGGAAATTCGAGTACCGAAAGCGCTAA